GATTCTGTTATTGCTGTTATCCATAAGAATCGAGTTGCTGGCCGGCGATGATTTACCGATTGTTCCTGAAGGCTTCGTGGTCGATGTTGTAGCCCGGGAGCCGCTGGTCAGTAATCCGTGTGTGCTGGCATTTGACCGCTGGGGGAGAATCTGTGTCGCCCAGGGACCTCAGTGGCGCGGTCCCACACCTGACACTCCCGGTGATCGCGTCGATATTCTTACTGATACTAATGGCGACGGGATCAGTGACCAGCGCAAGACATTTGCTGAAGGGTTTAATTCCATCCAGGGGCTGGCCTGGCATGGTGATGATCTCTGGGTGGCCAATGCGCCTGACCTGACTGTTGTTCGTGATACTGATAACGACGATGAAGCTGACGTATATATTCGCGTCTATACTGGTCTGGGAAATCTGGAACACTCACTGCATGGATTAAACTTCGGTCCTGATCGTAAATTGTATATGTCGAAGGGGAATTCGAAAGGTTATAACCGGCTGGATCAGCTTGCTCCAAAAGTGTTTCGGGAACTCTGGGGACTGCCTTCTCCAGAGGGGGCTCCAGACTACACACCAGTCGAGTATTTTACAAAACAGACCTATCGACGCCAATATCACACACCTCAGGATGACTGGGGACAACAGGGGGGAATTCTGCGTTGTGATCCCTACCAGGATGGGAAACCGTCCGGCATAGGCCTGGAAATCGTTTCCCGAGGATTCCGCAACCCCTGGGATATTACCTTTGATGATGGTTTTCACTGGCTGGGAACCGACAATGATCAGACGCAGGGAGATAAGATCTTTGCGCCGTTCTATGGAGCGCACCTGGGGTGGGGGCACCCCTGGAGTTTCCACTGGACAGGAGCAGGGCATCTGCCTACGGTCCCTGCCAGTGCTCCACTCTTTGAAGGATCAGGGGCCGGTGTGATTCATTATCATGCGGACCAGTTTCCCGCAGAGTATCAGGGGGTCTTCTTCATCAATGACTGGATGCGTCGGGAAGTGTATACATTCCGCCCGCGGTGGGATGGAGCACTGATGAAGTGCGAGGGAGACTTTCCGCCGGTCTTTGCGCATGCAGAGGGAGGCCGGTCTTTACCAGCGAGTTCCGGCCGGATGTTTGAGCCGACTGATATCGAAGTCGGCCCTGATGGAGCGATATACATTCTGAGCTGGGGACATGCTTACGGCGCTACGATTAAAGATGGTCAACAGGTGGATGCAGGGCGTGTCTATCGCATTCGCTATTCCGGCAATCCTCTCAAAGACTGGCAACACGACCTGCGCCGTAAACCACAGGGACTATGGACACTCGATCAATTGTTTCAGGACCTGGCCAGTGACGTTCCCGCCTGGCGCGTGAATGCACAAACTGAACTGCTCAGACGAGGTGAGCCTGCTCAGAAATATTTATTCTCCAGGTTGAACCAGGGAGAGCTGAGCACTGCCAGTCAGACCTGGGCACTGTGGACTCTCGGAGCTAGTACAGCTGAAGTCAGTATCGATCAATATCTGTCAGGAATTCTTGCTGATTCGGAAGCGACCCGCAATGCCCGGATTCAGGCCTTGCGTATCCTGACCCATCGCATTCGACAGTTTGAACAATGTACAACTCTGCCTGATGCGGTGCTTCCCTTGTTGACCAGCGAAGATGCAAGGCTGCGACATGCAGCAGTACAGGCGATCTGGCAGGCCGAACAGAAACAGTGGATTCATGATTTACTGCAGGTGGCTGCTGATGAAACAGATCGGGTCGTCTTTTTCTCAACCTGGAATACACTCCGCGGACTGGCGTCCCTGCAGGAGCGAACAAAGTGGCTGGAGGATCCTCGCGCGGGGGTTCGACTCGCAACATTGTTGGGATTGTTTCACGATGGCTCCATCAACGGCGCTGCAGCACTCGCGTTCCGAAATGATGAGGATTCTCGCATTGTCAAACTGGTTAACGACTGGCTGGAAAAGACGGGACAGGCGTCTCCGCTGGTGCAATTCGATCCACCTCCCGGAGAGTATTCCCGAGCCGTCAAAGTGAAAGCCCAATCCACGATTGCAGGAGCATTCCTCACCTACACCCTCGATGGATCGCTGCCAACTCATACATCGCAACGCGTGAAGGGGCCGATCTCCATAGACCACACGAGCCAGCTGCGCGTGGCCGTCAATCAGGGAAATAATGGCAGTAGCCAGGCTGTGACTGCTGAATATGAGATTCGACACGTACCCGCCTATCGGCACCGTGAATTCGTCTCTGAGGTTCAGACTCCCAGCGGTCGTTATTATGAGCTGGACTGGACTGGCCTTGATGTCGGTAAGCGGCATTATACGGATCGGAATTACTATATCACTCAGGTCCCTGATGAACTGGACGGATTACCGTTTCTGAGAACTGCCAATGGAGACGATCGCTCAACGGGAGCAGAATGGCTATCGCTGGTCACAACCGAAGACTGCGATCTCATCGTGGGAACCGATCTGCGAAACCCCGATGAGCTGGAATGGATGAAGATCGGACAGCCGGGAGGATTTGAAGATACGGGCCTGAAACTGACAACGACGGATCCTGTTTTTCGATTGTATCGCAAACATTTTCCGGCAGGTCGGGTTGTGCTCGGCGGAAACACGAATCAACCGAAGACCGATTCTGGTCGCGGGAACTATCTCGTCATTTTCCAGCGTCAGATTTTATCGCCTGCAGAAAAATCGCAGGCAGCGACGAGCGACCGGGTGCTCTCCCAGATGCAAACCGCAGATCCAGAACGGGGACGGGAGCTGTTCCTGCATCCCCAGGGGGCCGGGTGTTTCAAATGTCACCGGATGGAGGGAATCGGCGGTGTGCTCGCCCCCGATCTGTCCGACATCGGTAGCCGCGCCCGGGAACCAGGCGTGCTGATTGAATCCATCCTCGAACCGAGTAAGGTCATTACTGAAGGATTCGCCCTGCAACAGATTGTGACCGTAGAGGGCAGGGTGATTTCGGGGGCCGTCCTGGAGGAAACCCAACAGTCTCTGAAACTGGTTGGCACGGATGGTGTCATTCAAACGATTGCTGTTGCTGAAATTGAAGAACGGATCGGAACCAGGGTTTCACCGATGCCGAATGGGTTCGGTAAGATGTTGAATGCTCAGCAGATTGCTGACATTGTGGCCTGGCTGTTGACGCAGAGAAAGGTTGGCGATCGTGAGGGATTTTCATTTCGAGAACACAACGACCGGATTGAGATATTTTTCAAATCACAGCAGATCGCGACCTATCTCAAGCAGCATCCGCGGTTGACGCGTCGAGCACTTGTAAACCTTAGGACGCCGGGGGGTATTCAGGTTACGCGTAATTTTCCACCGCGCAGGCCTGAAGACATTGACCCCGGTTACCAGGCGGAAGATGGAATCATTCATCCGGTCATGCACCCGGGACTGTGGATTGGTTTTGGTGATGTGAATGGCAATGATTACTGGCGCCTGCAGGCTCAGGTTCAATTTAATGGGTATGTCGAACCTCCCGCAGGAAGCAGGGGCACCGGCAGCTTTGCAGTGAGTAATCTGTTTCTGAGCGAGGACAGGCAGGATGTCGTATGTAACGAGATCACACGTTATCGTTTTGAACGAACTCCTGACGGATTGATCCTGAGAATTGATGCCGAGTATCAATCTGATAAGCATGATTTCTATTTTGGTGACCAGGAAGAATCAGGGCTGGCTGTTCGCGTCGCCTCTCCCTTACGAGTGCAGGGCGGGAGTGGCACAATTCTTAATGATCGGGGTGAACGGAATGGGGCACAGGTCTGGGGAAAGGAGGCTCGGTGGTTTGATTATGTGGGGATGGTGCAGGGACGCGAGGTCGGAGTGATGGTACTACCCGACCCTGGTAACCCCCGGCCATCGTGGTTGC
The genomic region above belongs to Gimesia chilikensis and contains:
- a CDS encoding PVC-type heme-binding CxxCH protein — translated: MNFRLILLLLLSIRIELLAGDDLPIVPEGFVVDVVAREPLVSNPCVLAFDRWGRICVAQGPQWRGPTPDTPGDRVDILTDTNGDGISDQRKTFAEGFNSIQGLAWHGDDLWVANAPDLTVVRDTDNDDEADVYIRVYTGLGNLEHSLHGLNFGPDRKLYMSKGNSKGYNRLDQLAPKVFRELWGLPSPEGAPDYTPVEYFTKQTYRRQYHTPQDDWGQQGGILRCDPYQDGKPSGIGLEIVSRGFRNPWDITFDDGFHWLGTDNDQTQGDKIFAPFYGAHLGWGHPWSFHWTGAGHLPTVPASAPLFEGSGAGVIHYHADQFPAEYQGVFFINDWMRREVYTFRPRWDGALMKCEGDFPPVFAHAEGGRSLPASSGRMFEPTDIEVGPDGAIYILSWGHAYGATIKDGQQVDAGRVYRIRYSGNPLKDWQHDLRRKPQGLWTLDQLFQDLASDVPAWRVNAQTELLRRGEPAQKYLFSRLNQGELSTASQTWALWTLGASTAEVSIDQYLSGILADSEATRNARIQALRILTHRIRQFEQCTTLPDAVLPLLTSEDARLRHAAVQAIWQAEQKQWIHDLLQVAADETDRVVFFSTWNTLRGLASLQERTKWLEDPRAGVRLATLLGLFHDGSINGAAALAFRNDEDSRIVKLVNDWLEKTGQASPLVQFDPPPGEYSRAVKVKAQSTIAGAFLTYTLDGSLPTHTSQRVKGPISIDHTSQLRVAVNQGNNGSSQAVTAEYEIRHVPAYRHREFVSEVQTPSGRYYELDWTGLDVGKRHYTDRNYYITQVPDELDGLPFLRTANGDDRSTGAEWLSLVTTEDCDLIVGTDLRNPDELEWMKIGQPGGFEDTGLKLTTTDPVFRLYRKHFPAGRVVLGGNTNQPKTDSGRGNYLVIFQRQILSPAEKSQAATSDRVLSQMQTADPERGRELFLHPQGAGCFKCHRMEGIGGVLAPDLSDIGSRAREPGVLIESILEPSKVITEGFALQQIVTVEGRVISGAVLEETQQSLKLVGTDGVIQTIAVAEIEERIGTRVSPMPNGFGKMLNAQQIADIVAWLLTQRKVGDREGFSFREHNDRIEIFFKSQQIATYLKQHPRLTRRALVNLRTPGGIQVTRNFPPRRPEDIDPGYQAEDGIIHPVMHPGLWIGFGDVNGNDYWRLQAQVQFNGYVEPPAGSRGTGSFAVSNLFLSEDRQDVVCNEITRYRFERTPDGLILRIDAEYQSDKHDFYFGDQEESGLAVRVASPLRVQGGSGTILNDRGERNGAQVWGKEARWFDYVGMVQGREVGVMVLPDPGNPRPSWLHARDYGVVVFNPFQKQPRERREPYVKTSIKRGETFRLSYAILIHDRPAGQPLDHGQAVKLLLQSFK